Proteins encoded by one window of Gordonia jinghuaiqii:
- the fadD5 gene encoding fatty-acid--CoA ligase FadD5: protein MTATVDTVSDLATEPLRSRRNHWNNQIRRHAFMTPDSPALKFLGKVTTWKELDERSRAFAAALSRRGVGFGDRVLVVLLNRSEYVEAVLGANLIGAIPVPVNIRMSPAEIAFLVNDSGSKVIVTETLLAPLADAVAASTNAIDHIIVVGGSDKETHLDFEALVAEDSSDLEEIDVPEETVALIMYTSGTTGKPKGAMLTHANMQAQAVTCLQALQTRSDDIGSCVAPMFHIAGLGAMAPLFYMGALSVIHPLGAFDPNDMLDTIEKEGTTSIFLVPAQWQAVCAAQQAKPRDLKLRVISWGAAPASDTVLRAMNETFPDALNVAVFGQTEMSPITCVLEGKDALSKIGSIGKVVPAVTARIIDPEGNDVAQGEIGEIVYRGPNMMKGYWQNEQGTADAFAGGWFHSGDLVRQDEEGFLYVVDRAKDMIISGGENIYCAEVENVLFGHPSITEAAIIGRAHEKWGEVPVAVVVLAEGVEDLTLADLEPYLNENLARFKHPKDIVIVEELPRNAGGKVVKPTLRKSYGSKDAGLAN from the coding sequence ATGACCGCGACCGTCGACACCGTCAGCGACCTGGCCACCGAGCCCCTGCGCTCGCGCCGCAATCACTGGAACAACCAGATCCGACGCCACGCCTTCATGACCCCGGACTCACCCGCGCTGAAGTTCCTGGGCAAGGTCACCACCTGGAAGGAGCTCGACGAGCGCAGCCGCGCCTTCGCCGCGGCACTGAGCCGCCGCGGGGTCGGATTCGGTGACCGTGTCCTCGTCGTGCTGCTCAACCGCTCGGAGTACGTCGAAGCGGTTCTGGGCGCCAACCTGATCGGCGCGATCCCGGTACCGGTCAACATCCGCATGAGTCCCGCGGAGATCGCGTTCCTCGTCAACGACAGCGGGTCCAAGGTCATCGTCACCGAGACGTTGCTGGCACCCCTGGCCGACGCGGTGGCCGCGTCGACCAATGCGATCGACCACATCATCGTTGTCGGCGGATCGGACAAGGAGACCCACCTCGACTTCGAGGCGCTGGTCGCCGAGGATTCCTCGGATCTCGAGGAGATCGACGTCCCCGAAGAGACCGTCGCACTCATCATGTACACCTCGGGTACCACCGGAAAACCCAAGGGCGCCATGCTGACCCACGCCAACATGCAGGCGCAGGCCGTCACCTGCCTGCAGGCGCTGCAGACCCGGTCCGACGACATCGGCTCATGTGTCGCACCGATGTTCCACATCGCCGGACTCGGCGCGATGGCGCCGCTGTTCTACATGGGCGCGCTCTCGGTGATCCACCCCCTCGGTGCGTTCGACCCCAACGACATGCTCGACACCATCGAGAAGGAGGGCACCACCTCGATCTTCCTGGTGCCCGCCCAGTGGCAGGCCGTCTGCGCGGCACAGCAGGCCAAGCCGCGCGACCTCAAGCTGCGTGTCATCAGCTGGGGTGCGGCCCCGGCGTCTGACACCGTCCTGCGCGCGATGAACGAGACCTTCCCCGATGCGCTGAACGTCGCGGTCTTCGGCCAGACGGAGATGTCGCCCATCACCTGCGTGCTCGAGGGCAAGGATGCGCTGAGCAAGATTGGGTCCATCGGCAAGGTGGTGCCCGCGGTGACCGCCCGCATCATCGACCCGGAAGGCAACGACGTCGCGCAGGGTGAGATCGGCGAAATCGTCTACCGCGGTCCGAACATGATGAAGGGCTACTGGCAGAACGAGCAGGGCACCGCCGATGCGTTCGCCGGCGGCTGGTTCCACTCCGGTGACCTCGTGCGACAGGATGAGGAGGGATTTCTCTACGTCGTCGACCGCGCCAAGGACATGATCATCTCCGGTGGCGAGAACATCTACTGCGCCGAGGTCGAGAACGTCCTCTTCGGGCATCCGAGCATCACCGAGGCCGCGATCATCGGTCGGGCACACGAGAAGTGGGGCGAGGTCCCGGTGGCGGTCGTCGTGCTCGCCGAGGGCGTCGAGGATCTGACCCTCGCCGATCTCGAGCCCTACCTGAACGAGAATCTCGCGCGTTTCAAGCATCCGAAGGACATCGTCATCGTCGAGGAGTTGCCCCGCAACGCCGGCGGCAAGGTCGTCAAGCCGACGCTGCGGAAGAGCTACGGCAGCAAGGACGCCGGCCTGGCCAACTGA
- a CDS encoding DUF3145 domain-containing protein produces MRNLNQFADMTTGVVYIHSAPVALCPHVEWALSSTLNARANLKWSAQDAEPGMQRATVDWAGPVGTAARLVTALREWSALRFEVTENPSEGVDGERYCYVPGLGLWRGSTSANGDVIIGENQLRSMIESQPDSAGLAGELEGALGTAWDNALEQYRMGGAGAEVTWLQQRVG; encoded by the coding sequence GTGCGCAATCTGAACCAGTTTGCGGACATGACAACAGGAGTGGTGTACATCCACTCGGCGCCAGTGGCGCTGTGCCCACATGTGGAGTGGGCTCTGTCGTCGACCCTGAATGCGCGCGCAAACCTGAAATGGTCGGCACAGGATGCCGAGCCGGGTATGCAGCGTGCGACTGTCGACTGGGCAGGGCCGGTGGGCACTGCTGCGCGTCTGGTGACCGCCCTGCGCGAGTGGTCGGCACTTCGCTTCGAGGTGACCGAGAACCCCAGCGAGGGCGTCGACGGCGAACGTTACTGCTACGTCCCCGGACTGGGCCTCTGGCGCGGTTCGACGAGCGCCAACGGTGACGTCATCATCGGCGAGAACCAGTTGCGTTCGATGATCGAATCGCAGCCCGACAGTGCCGGCCTCGCAGGCGAGTTGGAGGGTGCGCTCGGCACCGCATGGGACAACGCTCTCGAGCAATACCGCATGGGCGGCGCAGGGGCCGAGGTGACCTGGCTGCAGCAGCGGGTGGGCTGA
- a CDS encoding ACP S-malonyltransferase: MLSMLAPGQGSQTPGMLTPWLDLPGARDQIATWSKMTRLDLERLGTTATAEEITDTAVTQPLVVVAALLAFDEVRKNRELPADAVVAGHSVGELAAAAITGVISADEAVTLAALRGAEMARACALEPTTMAAVLGGDEAAVLARLDELELVPANRNAAGQIVAAGAVAKIDALIASPPEKARVRKLAVAGAFHTHFMAPAQEAVAAAAARITPGEPTRTLLSNSDGQPVTNGAEALTKLVGQVTKPVRWDLCSAYLREHAASALVELPPAGTLVGIAKRELKGTPALALKEPGDIAKITELG; encoded by the coding sequence GTGCTCTCCATGCTTGCTCCAGGCCAGGGTTCTCAGACACCCGGTATGCTCACGCCGTGGCTCGATTTGCCCGGCGCACGTGACCAGATCGCGACGTGGTCGAAGATGACCCGGTTGGATCTCGAACGGCTCGGCACCACTGCCACAGCCGAGGAGATCACCGACACCGCGGTGACCCAACCGCTCGTCGTGGTCGCTGCCCTGCTGGCTTTCGACGAGGTCCGCAAGAATCGCGAACTGCCCGCAGATGCGGTTGTCGCCGGTCACTCGGTCGGCGAACTCGCTGCCGCGGCGATCACCGGCGTGATCTCCGCCGACGAGGCCGTGACCCTCGCCGCCCTCCGCGGTGCGGAGATGGCCAGGGCCTGTGCGCTCGAACCCACGACCATGGCCGCCGTCCTCGGCGGCGACGAGGCAGCCGTGCTCGCCCGTCTCGACGAACTCGAACTGGTCCCGGCCAACCGCAATGCGGCCGGTCAGATCGTCGCGGCCGGTGCGGTGGCGAAGATCGACGCACTCATCGCCTCCCCGCCGGAGAAGGCGCGCGTCCGCAAACTGGCCGTCGCCGGCGCCTTCCACACGCACTTCATGGCTCCCGCCCAGGAGGCCGTTGCCGCCGCGGCCGCGCGGATCACCCCCGGCGAGCCCACCCGGACACTCCTGTCCAACTCCGACGGGCAGCCTGTAACGAATGGCGCCGAAGCTCTGACAAAACTGGTGGGACAGGTGACCAAGCCGGTCCGCTGGGACCTCTGCTCGGCGTACCTGCGTGAGCACGCCGCCTCCGCCCTCGTGGAGCTGCCACCGGCGGGCACCCTGGTGGGGATTGCCAAGCGTGAGCTGAAGGGCACCCCAGCGCTGGCTCTCAAGGAGCCCGGCGACATCGCGAAGATCACAGAACTTGGATAG
- a CDS encoding acyl-CoA carboxylase subunit beta codes for MTTLAPTPGREEAADPRDPLLRLTNFFDEGTMSLLHPRDKSGVQAAIGLVHGVRTVSYCTDGTVMGGAMGVVGCAHIVNAIDTAITEQAPVIGIWHSGGARLAEGVEALHAVGQVFEAMVRASGYIPQISVVVGFAAGGAAYGPALTDIVIMAPAGRVFVTGPDVVKSVTGEDVDMESLGGPNTHGKKSGVCHIVADSEPDALWRARRLVSTFTQQGHFNRERAEAGDTDLKALLPESNRRAYDVHPVVEQLLDRGLAADGETEISSFEELQAKWAPNIVIGFGRLAGRSVGVIANNPLRMGGCLNSESAEKASRFVRLCDAFGIPLIVITDVPGYLPGVGQEWNGVVRRGAKLLHAFAECSVPRVTLVTRKIYGGAYIAMNSRALGATAVFAWPGSEVAVMGAKAAVGILHKKALAAAPDDEREALHERLAAEHEAIAGGVGRAQSIGVVDEIIDPARTRSIIAEALAAAPARRGRHKNIPL; via the coding sequence ATGACGACCTTGGCTCCCACCCCTGGCCGCGAAGAGGCCGCCGATCCCCGCGACCCGCTGTTGCGGCTGACGAACTTCTTCGACGAGGGCACGATGTCGTTGCTCCATCCGCGTGACAAGTCGGGGGTCCAGGCGGCGATCGGCCTGGTCCACGGCGTGCGCACGGTCTCCTACTGCACCGACGGCACCGTGATGGGCGGGGCCATGGGTGTGGTGGGGTGTGCCCACATCGTCAACGCCATCGACACCGCCATCACCGAGCAGGCGCCGGTCATCGGCATCTGGCACTCGGGTGGTGCTCGCCTCGCCGAGGGTGTCGAGGCGTTGCACGCGGTGGGTCAGGTCTTCGAGGCGATGGTGCGCGCCTCGGGTTACATCCCGCAGATCTCGGTGGTCGTCGGTTTCGCCGCCGGCGGTGCCGCCTACGGACCGGCGCTGACCGACATCGTGATCATGGCGCCCGCCGGTCGCGTGTTCGTCACCGGCCCGGACGTCGTCAAGAGCGTCACCGGCGAGGACGTCGACATGGAGTCGCTCGGCGGCCCCAACACCCACGGCAAGAAGTCGGGTGTCTGCCACATCGTCGCAGATTCCGAGCCCGACGCCCTGTGGCGCGCCCGTCGTCTCGTGTCGACGTTCACCCAGCAGGGACACTTCAACCGGGAGCGGGCCGAGGCCGGCGACACCGATCTCAAAGCCCTACTGCCCGAATCCAATCGACGCGCCTACGACGTCCACCCCGTCGTCGAGCAGCTGCTCGACCGTGGTCTGGCCGCCGACGGCGAGACCGAGATCTCCAGTTTCGAAGAGCTGCAGGCCAAGTGGGCGCCGAACATCGTCATCGGCTTCGGCAGGCTCGCGGGTCGCAGCGTGGGCGTGATCGCCAACAACCCACTGCGCATGGGCGGCTGCCTCAACTCCGAGAGCGCCGAGAAGGCCTCTCGTTTCGTTCGTCTCTGCGACGCCTTCGGCATCCCGCTGATCGTCATCACCGACGTTCCCGGGTACCTGCCGGGCGTCGGTCAGGAGTGGAACGGCGTGGTCCGACGCGGCGCCAAGCTGTTGCACGCGTTCGCCGAGTGCTCGGTCCCCCGCGTCACGCTGGTGACGCGAAAGATCTACGGCGGCGCCTACATCGCGATGAACTCACGCGCCCTCGGGGCCACGGCGGTCTTCGCGTGGCCGGGTTCCGAGGTCGCCGTCATGGGCGCCAAGGCCGCCGTCGGCATCCTGCACAAGAAGGCACTCGCCGCCGCACCCGACGACGAGCGTGAGGCTCTGCATGAGCGTCTCGCCGCCGAGCACGAGGCCATCGCCGGTGGCGTGGGCCGCGCACAGTCGATCGGCGTCGTCGACGAGATCATCGACCCGGCACGCACCCGCAGCATCATCGCCGAGGCGCTCGCCGCCGCACCCGCCCGTCGCGGGCGGCACAAGAACATCCCGCTGTGA
- a CDS encoding KasA/KasB family beta-ketoacyl-ACP synthase has protein sequence MTSPSLREYSTLGGNFPSVVVTSMVATTSLGEDLDSTWKNLLAGESGIGELTDDFITKYNLPVRIGGRLLKDPSEEVTRVESRRMAYVERIAHILSKRLWTQAGEPEVDKDRLAVVIGTGQGGGDAMIDAVKAMESTGNYRKVSPLAVSMAMPNGPAAVVGLNVGARAGVITPVSACSSGAEAIAHAWRHIVMGDADMVVTGGVEGHIDAVPIAAFSMMRAMSTRNDDPKAASRPFDSDRDGFVFGEGAAMLIIEREEHARARGAHIHARLLGSGITSDGFHLVAPDPSGQGNARAMARALQSAGLQKSDITHINAHATSTPIGDTAEAAGIISAIGQHAAVYAPKSALGHSIGAVGALESVLTIKSIEEGVIPPTLNLENQDPECDIDVVHGEPRYGQFEYAINNSFGFGGHNVALAFGRY, from the coding sequence ATGACCTCCCCTTCCCTCCGCGAGTACTCCACGCTGGGTGGGAACTTCCCGAGCGTGGTGGTCACCTCCATGGTGGCCACCACCTCGTTGGGTGAGGACCTCGACTCGACGTGGAAGAACCTGCTGGCCGGCGAGTCCGGCATCGGTGAGCTGACCGACGACTTCATCACCAAATACAACCTGCCGGTGCGTATCGGTGGTCGTCTGCTCAAGGACCCGTCCGAAGAGGTCACGCGGGTCGAGTCGCGGCGTATGGCCTACGTCGAGCGCATCGCGCACATCCTGAGCAAGCGCCTGTGGACGCAGGCCGGCGAGCCCGAGGTCGACAAGGATCGCCTTGCTGTCGTCATCGGCACCGGCCAGGGCGGCGGCGATGCGATGATCGACGCGGTCAAGGCCATGGAGAGCACCGGCAACTACCGCAAGGTGTCCCCGCTTGCCGTGTCGATGGCCATGCCCAACGGGCCGGCCGCCGTCGTCGGGCTGAACGTCGGTGCACGCGCCGGTGTCATCACCCCGGTGTCGGCCTGCTCCTCCGGCGCAGAGGCCATCGCGCACGCCTGGCGTCACATCGTCATGGGTGACGCCGACATGGTCGTCACCGGCGGCGTCGAGGGACACATCGACGCCGTGCCGATCGCAGCGTTCTCGATGATGCGTGCGATGAGCACCCGCAACGACGACCCGAAGGCCGCCTCGCGTCCGTTCGACTCCGACCGCGACGGTTTCGTCTTCGGCGAGGGCGCAGCCATGCTGATCATCGAGCGCGAGGAACACGCCAGGGCACGCGGCGCGCACATCCACGCACGTCTGCTCGGCTCGGGTATCACCTCCGACGGCTTCCATCTCGTGGCACCGGATCCGAGCGGCCAGGGCAATGCCCGGGCGATGGCCAGGGCCCTGCAGTCCGCAGGTCTGCAGAAGTCCGACATCACCCACATCAACGCGCATGCCACGTCGACGCCCATCGGTGACACCGCCGAGGCGGCGGGCATCATCTCGGCGATCGGACAGCACGCAGCGGTCTACGCGCCGAAGTCTGCGCTCGGCCATTCCATCGGTGCAGTCGGGGCGCTCGAGTCGGTCCTCACCATCAAGAGCATCGAGGAAGGCGTCATCCCGCCGACCCTCAATCTCGAGAACCAGGACCCGGAATGCGACATCGACGTCGTCCACGGTGAACCGCGGTACGGACAGTTCGAGTACGCGATCAACAACTCGTTCGGTTTCGGTGGGCACAACGTGGCGCTCGCCTTCGGTCGCTACTGA
- a CDS encoding enoyl-CoA hydratase-related protein, giving the protein MSDEITDGGVVTEVDDRGVARLTISRPERMNALDTGANLAIREAMAEWSARDDIRVVVIDGAGGSFSAGADVLGFADQSTADGASGFTAGQARQIISAGSELVRAVRCVPVPVIASVDGAAAGIGASLALGADLIYATARSYFLLAFINIGLMPDGAASMSFATAVGRVRANELALLGEKLRAGEALDAGLVNGVYDDREALDEAVEKVALKIAGKSRAALRLTKSALDAHTMAGFDAAIERELDGQTELLQSPEFQAAITAFAGTSK; this is encoded by the coding sequence GTGAGCGACGAGATCACAGACGGTGGAGTCGTGACGGAGGTGGACGACCGGGGCGTTGCTCGGCTGACCATTTCCCGGCCCGAGCGGATGAACGCCCTCGACACCGGCGCCAACCTCGCGATCAGGGAGGCCATGGCCGAGTGGTCGGCCCGCGATGACATCCGGGTGGTCGTCATCGACGGCGCGGGCGGCAGCTTCAGCGCCGGTGCCGACGTCCTGGGATTCGCCGACCAGTCCACCGCCGACGGCGCGTCCGGATTCACCGCAGGCCAGGCCCGCCAGATCATCTCCGCCGGTTCCGAACTCGTGCGCGCCGTGCGTTGCGTCCCGGTCCCGGTCATCGCATCGGTCGACGGCGCGGCCGCCGGGATCGGAGCGTCGCTGGCCCTCGGTGCCGACCTCATCTACGCGACGGCGCGATCGTATTTCCTCCTCGCGTTCATCAACATCGGGCTCATGCCCGACGGGGCGGCGTCGATGTCGTTCGCCACCGCGGTCGGCCGCGTGCGCGCCAACGAATTGGCACTGCTCGGCGAGAAACTGCGTGCCGGTGAGGCCCTCGACGCCGGACTCGTCAACGGCGTCTACGACGATCGTGAAGCTCTCGATGAGGCCGTCGAGAAGGTCGCGCTCAAGATCGCGGGCAAGAGCCGCGCGGCGCTGCGCCTCACCAAGTCTGCGCTCGACGCCCACACCATGGCCGGATTCGACGCCGCGATCGAACGTGAACTCGACGGTCAGACCGAACTGCTGCAATCCCCGGAGTTCCAGGCGGCGATCACCGCCTTCGCCGGCACCTCCAAGTGA
- a CDS encoding NDMA-dependent alcohol dehydrogenase: MKTKGALLREHNKPWAIEEIEIGDPKAHEIKIKMEAAGMCHSDHHLMTGGIPMAGFPILGGHEGAGVVAEVGEGVTDFEVGDHVVLSFIPSCGKCPSCQSGMANLCDFGAMLLQGEAVSDNTFRIQTAAGENVYPMTLLGTFAPYMVVHEASAVKIDKDIPFEVAALCGCGIPTGYGSSTRSGDVRPGEDVAIVGVGGVGTAALQGAVISGARNVFAIDPVEWKREQALKFGATAAYASVEEAGMAIAETTHGGMCQKVIVTVGEVHGKDVDTWMGITAKGGTCVLTGMGNMLESDVTLNLAMLTLLQKNLQGSIFGGANPKLDIPKLLSMYKIGKLNIADMITRQYRLDQINDGYQDMLEGRNIRGVIRYTEEDW; this comes from the coding sequence GTGAAGACAAAGGGTGCGCTGCTGCGCGAGCACAACAAGCCGTGGGCGATCGAGGAGATCGAGATCGGCGATCCCAAGGCCCACGAGATCAAGATCAAGATGGAAGCGGCCGGTATGTGCCACTCCGATCATCACCTGATGACCGGTGGCATCCCGATGGCCGGGTTCCCGATCCTCGGCGGCCACGAGGGCGCGGGTGTCGTCGCCGAGGTCGGCGAAGGTGTCACCGACTTCGAGGTCGGCGACCACGTCGTGCTGTCGTTCATCCCGTCGTGTGGCAAGTGTCCGTCGTGTCAGTCGGGCATGGCCAACCTGTGTGACTTCGGTGCCATGCTGCTGCAGGGCGAAGCGGTGTCGGACAACACTTTCCGTATCCAGACAGCAGCCGGCGAGAACGTCTACCCGATGACCCTGCTGGGCACCTTCGCCCCGTACATGGTGGTGCACGAGGCGTCGGCGGTGAAGATCGACAAGGACATCCCGTTCGAGGTCGCAGCACTGTGCGGCTGCGGCATCCCCACCGGCTACGGCTCGTCGACGCGGAGCGGCGACGTGCGCCCGGGCGAAGACGTCGCGATCGTCGGTGTCGGTGGCGTCGGAACCGCAGCCCTGCAGGGTGCGGTGATCTCCGGTGCCCGCAACGTGTTCGCCATCGATCCGGTGGAGTGGAAGCGTGAGCAGGCACTGAAGTTCGGGGCCACCGCGGCGTACGCGTCGGTCGAAGAGGCCGGCATGGCGATCGCCGAGACCACCCACGGCGGCATGTGCCAGAAGGTGATCGTCACCGTCGGCGAGGTCCACGGCAAGGACGTCGACACGTGGATGGGCATCACCGCCAAGGGAGGCACCTGCGTGCTGACCGGTATGGGCAACATGCTCGAGAGCGATGTGACCCTCAACCTCGCGATGCTGACGCTGCTGCAGAAGAACCTGCAGGGCTCCATCTTCGGCGGTGCCAACCCCAAGCTCGACATCCCGAAGCTGCTGTCGATGTATAAGATCGGCAAGCTCAACATCGCCGACATGATCACCCGCCAGTACCGCCTGGACCAGATCAACGACGGCTACCAGGACATGTTGGAGGGCAGGAACATCCGCGGTGTCATCCGCTACACCGAAGAGGACTGGTGA
- a CDS encoding serine hydrolase domain-containing protein, with amino-acid sequence MTVLDSLTEWPVDHVSAAIITRDGVAEQFGDPARVYELASVTKLLVAHAVLVAVEEGAVELDDPAGPPGATIAHLLAHASGLGFDSREAEAGVGERRIYSSAGFEVLAEVVAEATGIAFAEYLADAVCTPLGLSSTTLDGPAGHGARSSVADLARFAQDLLSPQLLAPETLRTATSVQFPGLDGFVPGYGKHRPNDWGLGFEIRSEKSPHWTGAGNSPRTFGHFGQAGTYLWVDPDLDAACVVLTDRAFGGWAKPLWSDFNDSIVSKLSSQN; translated from the coding sequence GTGACGGTCCTTGATTCTCTGACGGAATGGCCCGTCGACCATGTGTCGGCGGCGATCATCACCCGCGACGGGGTCGCCGAGCAATTCGGCGACCCCGCTCGCGTCTACGAACTCGCCTCGGTGACCAAACTCCTCGTGGCCCACGCAGTTCTGGTGGCAGTCGAGGAAGGGGCGGTGGAGCTCGACGACCCTGCCGGCCCGCCGGGCGCGACGATCGCGCACCTGCTGGCCCACGCCTCGGGGCTCGGCTTCGACTCGCGAGAAGCCGAAGCGGGAGTGGGGGAGCGTCGCATCTATTCGAGTGCAGGCTTCGAGGTCCTCGCGGAGGTGGTCGCCGAGGCCACCGGCATCGCTTTCGCCGAGTACCTCGCCGACGCCGTCTGCACGCCACTGGGGTTGTCCTCGACGACGCTCGACGGGCCGGCAGGTCACGGCGCCCGGTCCAGCGTGGCCGACCTGGCCCGGTTCGCCCAGGATCTGCTGAGTCCGCAGCTGCTGGCACCGGAGACGCTGCGGACCGCGACGTCGGTGCAGTTCCCGGGACTCGACGGCTTTGTCCCCGGGTACGGCAAGCACCGGCCCAACGACTGGGGACTGGGATTCGAGATCCGGTCGGAGAAGTCACCGCACTGGACCGGGGCGGGCAACTCGCCGCGCACCTTCGGGCACTTCGGCCAGGCCGGAACCTATCTCTGGGTGGACCCCGACCTCGATGCGGCCTGCGTCGTGCTCACCGACCGCGCCTTCGGTGGGTGGGCGAAACCGCTGTGGAGCGACTTCAACGACAGCATCGTCAGTAAACTTTCGTCACAGAACTGA
- the acpM gene encoding meromycolate extension acyl carrier protein AcpM yields MAATQEQLIAGIAEIIEEVTGIEPSEVTLEKSFVDDLDIDSLSMVEIAVQTEDKYGVKIPDEDLAGLRTVGDAVAYIQKLENENPDAAAAIKAQVEADQN; encoded by the coding sequence GTGGCTGCCACCCAGGAACAACTCATTGCCGGCATCGCCGAGATCATCGAGGAAGTCACCGGCATCGAGCCGTCCGAGGTGACCCTCGAGAAGTCGTTCGTCGATGACCTCGACATCGACTCGCTGTCCATGGTCGAGATCGCCGTGCAGACCGAGGACAAGTACGGCGTGAAGATCCCCGATGAGGATCTCGCCGGCCTGCGTACCGTCGGCGACGCCGTCGCGTACATCCAGAAGCTCGAGAACGAGAACCCCGACGCCGCAGCTGCCATCAAGGCACAGGTCGAGGCAGACCAGAACTGA
- a CDS encoding PucR family transcriptional regulator produces the protein MSDARVNQKPPQADVFGARGAHVPAPATVHDALPDTLLRRVKQYSGRLATEAVHSMQDQLPYFSDLDAAQRASVQLVVQTAVVSFVEWIQDPEGNVKFTVQAFQVVPQDLARRITLLQTVEMVRVAMEFFEKWLPLLARNDDQLRALTESVLRYGREIGFAAASIYASAAESRGAWDSRLEALVVDAVVRGDSGPQLLSRAAALNWDSDAPATVIVGTPPPEQNVSVPLAIHNTAKQFDRSALSVVQGSVLVAIVSGPARPTEKFVSALLSHFADGPVVIGPTMPNLGSAHASAVEAMAAIEAVVGWPSAPRPVHSLELLPERALNGDESAVTTLIESLVEPLAEGGTTLTTTLEAYLDSGGSVESCARVLYIHPNTVRYRLKKIAEITRRDPTNPRDAYVLRIASTVGRLTHLRHKSQPSVT, from the coding sequence GTGTCCGATGCGCGCGTGAATCAGAAGCCACCACAGGCTGACGTGTTCGGTGCGCGAGGGGCCCATGTGCCGGCCCCCGCCACCGTCCACGACGCGCTGCCGGACACCCTCCTGCGGCGGGTCAAGCAGTACAGCGGCCGCCTGGCGACCGAGGCCGTTCATTCGATGCAGGATCAGCTGCCGTACTTCTCCGATCTCGACGCCGCCCAGCGGGCGAGCGTGCAGCTGGTCGTGCAGACCGCGGTGGTGAGCTTCGTCGAGTGGATCCAGGATCCCGAGGGCAACGTGAAGTTCACGGTGCAGGCCTTTCAGGTGGTCCCGCAGGATCTGGCCCGGCGCATCACGCTGCTGCAGACCGTCGAGATGGTCCGGGTGGCGATGGAGTTCTTCGAGAAGTGGCTGCCGCTTCTCGCCCGCAACGACGACCAGCTCCGTGCACTGACCGAGTCGGTGCTGCGCTACGGCCGCGAGATCGGTTTCGCCGCGGCGTCGATCTACGCCTCGGCCGCGGAGTCACGGGGCGCGTGGGATTCCCGGCTCGAGGCGCTGGTCGTCGACGCCGTGGTCCGCGGCGACTCCGGTCCGCAGCTGCTCTCCCGGGCCGCCGCCCTCAACTGGGACTCCGACGCACCGGCCACCGTCATCGTCGGGACACCGCCGCCCGAACAGAACGTGTCGGTACCCCTGGCCATCCACAACACTGCCAAGCAGTTCGACCGGTCGGCCTTGTCGGTGGTCCAGGGGTCGGTGCTGGTGGCGATCGTGAGCGGTCCCGCACGGCCGACCGAGAAGTTCGTCTCCGCCCTGCTCTCGCACTTCGCCGACGGGCCGGTGGTGATCGGTCCGACGATGCCGAACCTCGGCAGCGCACACGCGAGCGCCGTCGAGGCGATGGCCGCGATCGAGGCCGTGGTGGGCTGGCCGAGCGCTCCGCGGCCGGTTCACAGCCTCGAATTGTTACCCGAACGAGCCCTCAACGGTGACGAGTCAGCGGTGACCACTCTGATCGAATCTCTGGTCGAACCGCTTGCCGAGGGCGGCACGACCCTGACCACGACGCTGGAGGCCTACCTCGACTCCGGCGGCTCGGTCGAGTCGTGCGCGCGCGTTCTGTACATACATCCAAATACCGTCCGCTACCGACTGAAGAAAATTGCGGAAATCACACGGCGTGACCCAACCAACCCTCGCGATGCCTACGTTCTGAGGATCGCGTCGACGGTAGGTCGTTTGACACACTTACGGCACAAATCACAACCTTCTGTCACTTGA